One genomic window of Campylobacter fetus subsp. fetus includes the following:
- a CDS encoding L-seryl-tRNA selenium transferase, which produces MKNITIIASIFAVLILAGCSTKREYFEPTDIAGKISYNETLSSSINYTTKSGATLKNGDAISKNSIIPGLNLDKKDNFIGEFNGKLIVANLDGNLKIIEGKDVIYTKKFQGTVVSASLKDGYLAALSSENTIYLIDINSDTTMLEYRTGDSFAQDSRTANPVFLTSLIIYPTLDGKIMIVDKQNARIIRDAVVSSDPFFNNVIFLDVLNDKMFAATATKLIMISPNGTKYYNGQIKDVIAYQNKIYILLKDGNIEITDLDLQPINKKEFKFAIFSNVIPKGDYLYIFEKTGYLIKTDLNLNNSKIIELNNEIEDKSFAGKDAFYYDNKVLKLDQI; this is translated from the coding sequence ATGAAAAATATAACTATCATAGCTTCTATTTTTGCCGTGCTGATATTAGCTGGTTGTAGTACAAAAAGAGAGTATTTTGAGCCTACAGATATTGCTGGAAAAATTAGCTATAATGAAACTTTAAGCTCATCTATAAATTATACGACAAAAAGCGGAGCTACATTAAAAAATGGCGATGCAATATCAAAAAATAGTATTATACCCGGTCTAAATTTAGATAAAAAAGATAACTTTATAGGTGAATTTAACGGCAAACTGATAGTTGCGAATTTAGACGGAAATTTGAAAATAATTGAAGGTAAAGACGTTATCTATACAAAAAAATTTCAAGGAACAGTTGTATCTGCATCACTAAAAGACGGATATCTAGCAGCTCTTAGCTCTGAAAATACTATATATTTAATAGACATAAACAGCGATACTACAATGCTTGAGTATAGAACAGGCGACTCATTCGCCCAAGACTCAAGAACAGCCAATCCTGTATTTCTTACTAGTCTTATAATATATCCGACGCTAGATGGAAAAATTATGATAGTCGATAAACAAAACGCAAGAATAATAAGAGACGCCGTAGTGAGTAGTGATCCGTTTTTTAATAATGTAATATTTTTAGATGTTTTAAACGACAAAATGTTTGCGGCAACGGCTACAAAATTAATTATGATAAGCCCAAACGGAACGAAATACTACAACGGTCAGATAAAAGACGTAATAGCATATCAAAATAAAATATATATATTGTTAAAAGATGGAAATATCGAGATAACAGACTTAGATCTTCAACCTATAAATAAAAAAGAGTTTAAATTTGCGATATTTTCAAACGTAATCCCAAAAGGGGATTATCTTTACATTTTTGAAAAAACAGGATATTTGATCAAAACGGATCTAAATTTAAATAATAGCAAAATAATAGAGCTAAACAACGAAATCGAAGATAAAAGTTTTGCCGGAAAAGATGCATTTTATTACGATAATAAAGTTTTAAAACTAGATCAAATTTAA
- a CDS encoding type III pantothenate kinase, translating to MLLCDIGNTTATFYQNRKIWSYKIDEFRAWQPKETVYYINVNDSLSDKLRNPMFIDIQKQINFNTTYIGLGVDRAAACYSIDTGLVVDAGSAITMDVMSNGFHLGGFIMPGITTTLNSLKTISSRLNQTLNSQIDLECLPQKTNDAISYGVIKPIILLVEQLSNEKPIYFTGGDGEFLSRFFKNSIYDRALVFRGMEKAINENKEIFCLQ from the coding sequence ATGCTTTTATGTGATATAGGAAATACAACCGCTACTTTCTATCAAAATAGAAAAATATGGAGCTACAAAATAGACGAGTTTAGAGCTTGGCAGCCAAAAGAGACGGTGTATTATATAAATGTAAATGATAGTTTATCTGATAAATTAAGAAATCCTATGTTTATAGATATACAAAAACAGATAAATTTCAACACAACGTATATAGGGCTTGGAGTAGATAGAGCAGCGGCTTGCTATAGTATAGATACGGGACTAGTAGTAGACGCGGGAAGTGCTATAACTATGGATGTAATGTCAAACGGATTTCATCTAGGAGGATTTATAATGCCCGGTATAACTACTACTTTAAATAGCTTGAAGACAATCTCTTCTAGATTGAATCAAACGCTAAACTCACAAATAGATCTTGAGTGTCTACCGCAAAAAACAAATGACGCCATTAGCTATGGAGTTATAAAACCGATAATCTTACTAGTAGAACAGCTTTCAAACGAAAAACCTATATATTTTACGGGCGGAGACGGAGAGTTTTTATCGAGATTTTTTAAAAACTCTATTTATGATAGGGCTTTAGTTTTTAGAGGTATGGAAAAAGCCATAAATGAAAATAAGGAGATATTTTGCTTACAGTAG
- the hisG gene encoding ATP phosphoribosyltransferase, giving the protein MLTVALPKGRIADETLNIFSKIFNDEFKFEDRKLTMIKDNFEFLMVRNQDIPTYVTEGAADIGVVGLDVLEEHNCDVLRLLNLKLGKCKVCIGIKNSDTLDYTKPELKIATKMPNITKNYFASKAVAAKIIKLYGSIELAPIVGLSDAIVDIVETGTTMKQNGLKVADIIMESSAHLIANKNSFITKRDEILSLYHKINSVIN; this is encoded by the coding sequence TTGCTTACAGTAGCTTTACCAAAAGGCAGAATTGCCGATGAAACATTAAATATTTTTAGTAAAATTTTTAATGACGAGTTTAAATTTGAAGATAGAAAATTAACTATGATAAAAGATAATTTTGAATTTTTAATGGTAAGAAATCAAGATATTCCTACATATGTTACAGAAGGTGCTGCAGATATAGGAGTAGTTGGGCTTGACGTCTTAGAAGAGCATAATTGTGATGTTTTGAGGCTTTTAAATTTAAAACTTGGAAAATGCAAAGTCTGCATAGGTATAAAAAATAGCGATACGCTAGATTACACAAAACCAGAACTTAAAATAGCAACTAAAATGCCAAATATCACAAAAAATTATTTCGCGAGCAAGGCAGTTGCAGCAAAAATCATAAAACTATACGGATCTATAGAATTAGCTCCAATAGTAGGACTAAGTGACGCTATAGTAGATATCGTCGAGACAGGAACAACTATGAAGCAAAATGGACTAAAAGTCGCCGATATCATCATGGAAAGCTCTGCTCATCTTATTGCAAATAAAAATAGCTTTATAACAAAAAGAGATGAGATACTATCTTTATACCATAAAATTAACTCAGTTATAAATTAA
- the brnQ gene encoding branched-chain amino acid transport system II carrier protein: MKKNLLKSDFLIISLMLFSMFFGAGNFIFPPMVGKEAGENLYEAIAFFCLTAVALPVLGIAAVAKSGTLDALVKRVDRLFAPIFTISVYIIIGPLLAIPRAANMPYEVSLSPSFGDSLLFVYTAVYFIINYIICINKSTMIDTIGKWLAPIMLVLIFALFMASIINPLGELGEASGKYAISPMSSGFLDGYQTMDAMAALVFGIVVIQAMKSIGIKDNKRLANSVISSGILAGVILMSIYIILSYIGASSASRFPEAVNGANVLSLVTHYLFGFYGKFILGSIFLLACLTTTVGLIGSASEYFSSIVPKLSYKFWVFIWSFTSFCMANIGLNDILNYSIPILTTFYPVSIVLILLALINNIINSSKLIYRSCVYLTLIISLAYSLEQIGIKLPVIVNIFKNIPFYDIGLGWVIPGIICFCVSYIIFILRKRGSF; encoded by the coding sequence TTGAAAAAGAATCTATTAAAAAGTGATTTTCTTATCATATCTTTGATGCTGTTTTCCATGTTTTTTGGAGCTGGAAACTTCATTTTTCCACCAATGGTAGGAAAAGAAGCCGGAGAAAATTTATATGAAGCTATAGCATTTTTTTGCCTCACTGCTGTTGCTTTGCCGGTACTTGGTATAGCGGCTGTAGCAAAAAGCGGTACGTTAGATGCACTAGTAAAACGTGTAGATAGACTATTTGCGCCAATTTTTACTATATCTGTCTATATAATTATAGGTCCACTTTTAGCAATTCCTAGAGCTGCAAATATGCCTTATGAAGTTAGTCTTTCGCCGTCTTTTGGAGATAGTCTACTTTTTGTATATACCGCAGTTTATTTCATCATAAATTATATAATCTGCATCAACAAAAGCACTATGATAGATACTATAGGAAAATGGCTTGCTCCTATTATGCTTGTGCTTATCTTTGCTCTTTTTATGGCTAGTATTATAAATCCTTTAGGCGAACTTGGCGAAGCAAGTGGAAAATACGCAATCAGCCCTATGTCTAGTGGATTTTTAGACGGATATCAAACTATGGATGCTATGGCGGCTCTTGTTTTTGGTATCGTAGTTATACAAGCTATGAAAAGTATCGGTATAAAAGATAATAAACGACTTGCAAACTCGGTTATTAGCTCTGGTATTTTAGCTGGAGTTATATTAATGAGTATATATATAATACTATCTTATATAGGAGCTAGTAGCGCTAGCAGATTTCCTGAAGCGGTAAACGGTGCAAACGTACTATCTTTAGTAACACATTATCTATTTGGTTTTTATGGAAAGTTTATATTAGGATCTATATTTTTATTAGCTTGTCTTACCACTACAGTGGGGCTTATAGGCTCAGCAAGCGAATATTTTAGCTCTATAGTTCCTAAGCTTAGTTATAAATTTTGGGTATTCATCTGGAGTTTTACTAGTTTTTGTATGGCAAACATAGGCTTAAATGATATATTAAATTATAGCATACCTATTTTAACTACATTCTATCCGGTATCTATAGTATTGATACTATTGGCTCTTATAAATAATATTATAAACTCTTCAAAGCTGATATATCGCTCTTGTGTATATCTAACATTGATAATAAGCCTTGCTTACTCCTTAGAACAAATAGGAATTAAGCTGCCTGTCATAGTAAATATATTTAAAAATATACCGTTTTACGATATCGGTCTTGGCTGGGTAATACCCGGAATCATCTGTTTTTGCGTCTCATACATAATTTTTATACTACGAAAAAGAGGTAGTTTTTGA
- a CDS encoding metallophosphoesterase → MNPYLFSIVSISIFLAINFYCYKKLKQNLLLSKFKNILAAFFVLLFIFELLFFISLKNGELSGILYKISIISVGISFMLFCIILPYDTLLFGVTKFSKGRRRAIKFILDISVLIGFFTYFFKGLFNANFNTYITTREIYLKNLANPLNIVVITDVHIGQFLQKDFLQKTVDRINTLSPDAIFIVGDLVDLNAESLGDFLDPLNELKSRFGTFFVVGNHEYYHGISSLLNKFKNLNLKILENENVSFGGINLAGVYDIQGLKMGIFEPNFDEALSNLDPNLPTILLTHQPKSLNYLKQEVDLVICGHTHAGQIFPFSLLVWLDQKYVYGLYKLSKKMQLLVSSGIGFWGPPVRILSKSEIVYINLKEDKK, encoded by the coding sequence TTGAACCCGTATTTATTTAGTATCGTATCTATATCTATATTTTTAGCTATTAATTTTTACTGCTATAAAAAGCTTAAACAAAACTTACTTTTATCTAAATTTAAAAATATTTTAGCTGCTTTTTTTGTGTTATTATTTATTTTTGAACTGCTATTTTTTATAAGTTTAAAAAATGGCGAACTGAGCGGTATATTATATAAAATATCGATTATCAGCGTTGGTATAAGTTTTATGCTATTTTGTATAATTTTGCCTTATGATACGTTGCTTTTTGGAGTAACTAAATTTAGCAAAGGAAGAAGAAGGGCTATTAAATTTATACTTGATATCAGCGTTCTTATAGGTTTTTTTACATATTTTTTCAAAGGATTGTTTAACGCCAACTTTAATACTTACATAACAACTAGAGAAATTTATCTAAAAAATCTTGCAAATCCATTAAATATCGTAGTAATTACCGATGTTCATATAGGTCAATTTTTACAAAAAGATTTTTTGCAAAAAACAGTTGATAGAATAAACACGCTCTCACCCGACGCTATTTTTATAGTCGGTGATTTAGTAGATTTAAACGCTGAGAGCTTAGGAGACTTTTTAGATCCTTTAAATGAACTAAAATCACGATTCGGAACATTTTTTGTTGTTGGAAATCATGAGTATTATCATGGTATAAGTTCTCTTTTAAATAAATTTAAAAATTTAAATTTAAAAATTTTAGAAAATGAAAACGTAAGTTTTGGAGGTATAAATTTAGCCGGAGTTTATGATATACAAGGGCTTAAAATGGGTATTTTTGAACCGAATTTTGATGAAGCGCTTTCAAATTTAGATCCAAATTTACCGACTATTTTACTAACTCATCAACCAAAATCTCTGAATTATCTTAAGCAAGAAGTTGATTTAGTTATCTGCGGACACACTCACGCTGGGCAGATTTTTCCATTTTCTTTACTTGTATGGCTTGATCAAAAATACGTTTACGGACTATACAAATTAAGTAAAAAAATGCAACTTTTAGTAAGTAGCGGAATCGGCTTTTGGGGTCCTCCAGTAAGAATTTTAAGTAAAAGCGAAATAGTATATATAAATTTAAAAGAGGATAAAAAATGA
- a CDS encoding phosphatidylserine decarboxylase, translating to MNYNKFSNYFGLVAHYKFPKTIQNLINSWYIKKFNINMEEFKSADKYNSLNELFTRTLNKQRKLEDGFISPSDGICLECKKGDKQTAYSIKNYSYSINELLGKSLKKGELESQFEYINIYLSPKDYHHYHSPCDLDIMSLHYIPGKLFSVAKNWLEKVDNLYCKNERVILKAKLNNEKQIWLVFIGAWNVGKMKFDFEPRINTNIEAKAVYYEYSNLNLKKGDHIGNFELGSTIVMISEKNSIEYNVKADDTLKFGKNIGKIL from the coding sequence ATGAATTACAATAAATTTTCAAATTATTTCGGACTTGTAGCTCACTATAAATTTCCAAAAACTATTCAAAATTTAATAAATAGTTGGTATATAAAAAAATTTAATATAAATATGGAAGAATTTAAAAGTGCAGATAAATATAACAGCTTAAATGAGCTATTTACACGTACTTTAAATAAACAAAGAAAGCTAGAAGATGGATTTATAAGCCCTAGTGACGGAATATGCCTTGAGTGCAAAAAAGGAGATAAGCAAACAGCTTATAGTATAAAAAACTACTCTTATAGTATTAATGAGCTTCTTGGTAAAAGCCTTAAAAAAGGTGAATTAGAGTCACAGTTTGAGTATATAAATATATACTTATCTCCTAAGGATTATCACCATTATCATTCTCCGTGTGATTTGGATATTATGAGTTTGCACTATATTCCAGGAAAGCTTTTTAGCGTAGCAAAAAATTGGCTAGAAAAAGTTGATAATCTATATTGCAAAAATGAGAGAGTGATACTAAAAGCTAAATTAAACAATGAAAAACAGATTTGGCTAGTATTTATAGGGGCTTGGAATGTCGGTAAAATGAAATTTGATTTTGAACCGCGAATAAATACAAATATAGAAGCCAAAGCCGTATATTATGAATATTCAAATTTAAATTTAAAAAAAGGAGATCATATAGGAAATTTTGAACTAGGATCAACTATTGTGATGATAAGTGAAAAAAATAGTATAGAATATAACGTAAAAGCCGACGATACACTAAAATTTGGAAAAAATATAGGCAAAATACTATAA
- a CDS encoding chaperone NapD: MNISSVVVNVIDPSFVSDVISSISDIYGCEVVTQSENKIVVVIESQTFDDEIKSYKSIEAINGISTVAMIYSYQNLDEDIEKSNNNHIGEIVRKIDESDVDDIVYSGNPTV; encoded by the coding sequence ATGAATATCTCAAGTGTTGTTGTGAATGTAATAGATCCTAGCTTTGTGAGCGACGTTATAAGCTCTATATCTGACATATATGGTTGCGAAGTTGTTACTCAAAGTGAAAATAAAATAGTTGTAGTGATAGAATCTCAAACATTTGATGATGAGATAAAATCATATAAAAGCATAGAGGCTATAAATGGCATTTCTACTGTGGCTATGATATATAGTTATCAAAATTTAGATGAAGACATAGAAAAATCGAATAATAACCATATAGGAGAAATAGTAAGAAAAATAGATGAAAGCGATGTTGATGATATAGTTTATAGCGGAAATCCAACCGTTTGA
- a CDS encoding 4Fe-4S binding protein, whose product MPDLSKRTIFSKILGQKRSNVIPPPYFGGKFDCNECDGKCTFVCERELLNLENGVVKFDASNIGCNFCEKCAIECPNEVLNLENGAFINANTVIDVNLCISWNGVICSSCQDVCGFRAIDFFGMLRPVINDKCTNCGECISSCFKSAISMNSKDCL is encoded by the coding sequence ATGCCAGACCTTTCTAAAAGGACAATATTTAGTAAAATTTTGGGTCAAAAGAGATCCAATGTAATACCGCCGCCATATTTTGGCGGCAAATTTGATTGTAATGAATGTGATGGAAAATGTACATTTGTTTGCGAACGAGAGTTGCTAAATTTAGAAAACGGTGTCGTAAAATTTGATGCTTCAAATATAGGCTGTAATTTCTGTGAAAAGTGTGCTATAGAGTGTCCGAATGAGGTTTTAAATTTAGAAAATGGTGCGTTTATTAATGCCAATACTGTGATTGATGTGAATTTATGTATATCTTGGAATGGTGTAATTTGCTCAAGTTGTCAAGATGTTTGCGGATTTAGGGCTATTGATTTTTTTGGTATGTTGCGCCCTGTTATCAACGACAAATGCACTAACTGCGGTGAATGTATAAGCAGCTGTTTTAAGAGTGCGATTTCGATGAATTCAAAGGATTGTTTATGA
- a CDS encoding nitrate reductase cytochrome c-type subunit, with product MKTIILCLAAGLFISACSLANPADKNKSPVSDTEIGLRNVDLNDENNVANPDIKWLGDAPGTNKTFDRSFENAPPLISHSLDGLVPITIESNSCLSCHVPEVAKDAGTIPVPKSHLVVLRTGKDLNGQVSDERFNCTQCHVPQADVKPLKKNNFKADFRYKDSNESSNLLDILNQGI from the coding sequence ATGAAAACTATTATACTTTGTTTGGCTGCAGGATTATTTATAAGCGCTTGTAGTTTGGCTAATCCTGCCGATAAAAATAAAAGCCCTGTTTCTGATACTGAAATAGGTCTTAGAAACGTTGATTTAAACGATGAAAATAACGTTGCAAATCCTGATATAAAATGGTTAGGAGATGCCCCGGGAACTAATAAAACATTTGATAGAAGTTTCGAAAATGCACCTCCGCTTATTTCTCATAGTCTTGATGGATTGGTTCCTATTACTATCGAGAGCAATAGTTGCCTTAGCTGTCACGTTCCAGAAGTAGCAAAAGACGCTGGAACTATACCGGTTCCAAAGAGTCACCTTGTTGTTTTAAGAACCGGAAAAGATCTAAACGGACAAGTTAGTGATGAGAGATTTAACTGTACTCAATGTCACGTACCTCAAGCAGATGTTAAACCTCTTAAGAAAAACAATTTCAAAGCCGACTTTAGATATAAAGATAGCAATGAAAGCTCAAACTTACTAGATATTTTAAATCAAGGTATCTAA
- the napH gene encoding quinol dehydrogenase ferredoxin subunit NapH, whose amino-acid sequence MKFTILRRLVQLSIILLFIAGNIFGIKILQGNLSSSLLFDTINLSDPFAVLQVALASFSVSSVAITGAIIVFAFYALIAPRAFCGWVCPVNILTDFGAFLRTKLKIGKNILNISQNLRYYLLALSLIFSLIFGIAAFESLSFVNAFNRSLFYLSYSVISVGVIIIIIETFVGKRLICSHICPLGAFYAIISKFSLIRVKYDLNKCSKCYRCKAVCPEERVLDLVGVKDGIIGSECISCGKCIEACNDDAINFSILKFGDNK is encoded by the coding sequence ATGAAATTTACTATTTTAAGACGATTAGTTCAGCTTAGCATTATCTTGCTTTTTATTGCTGGTAATATTTTTGGAATTAAGATTTTACAGGGAAATTTAAGCAGTTCTTTACTGTTTGATACTATAAATTTAAGCGATCCTTTTGCTGTATTGCAAGTAGCTTTAGCTAGTTTTAGCGTATCTTCAGTAGCAATTACTGGAGCGATAATTGTTTTTGCATTTTATGCGCTTATTGCTCCGCGTGCATTTTGTGGTTGGGTTTGTCCTGTAAATATCCTTACGGATTTTGGGGCTTTTTTAAGAACAAAATTGAAAATAGGTAAAAATATCTTAAATATAAGTCAAAATTTAAGATATTATTTGCTGGCTTTAAGCCTTATATTTAGTTTGATTTTTGGTATAGCAGCTTTTGAAAGCTTAAGTTTTGTTAATGCATTTAACAGAAGTCTATTTTATCTAAGTTATAGCGTGATCAGCGTAGGCGTTATTATCATTATAATTGAAACTTTTGTAGGCAAAAGACTCATTTGTTCTCATATCTGTCCGCTTGGAGCGTTTTATGCGATTATCAGTAAATTTAGTCTGATTCGTGTTAAATACGACTTAAATAAATGCAGTAAATGCTACAGATGTAAAGCAGTTTGCCCCGAAGAGAGAGTTTTGGATCTAGTTGGAGTAAAAGATGGTATTATTGGCAGCGAGTGTATAAGCTGCGGCAAGTGTATTGAAGCTTGCAATGATGATGCGATTAATTTTAGTATATTAAAATTTGGAGATAATAAATGA
- the napG gene encoding ferredoxin-type protein NapG, with protein sequence MQRREAIKQGFSLVGLLAASGFAYCEFAAAEPTLKLRPPAARDENEFLARCIRCGLCVEACPFDTLKLAQFKDGGIGLGTPFFKPREIPCFMCTDIPCAVKCPTGALDVEAVSSDGKLDINKARMGMAVVDDKACIAYFGLRCDACYRNCPLIDKALKLEYKHNERTGKHALLLPIVDTDVCTGCGKCEQSCITKKASITVVPREILKGEMNDNYVKGWDQSDENRIKDNDTKIKLDGKKSLKYLNGDEL encoded by the coding sequence ATGCAAAGAAGGGAAGCAATAAAACAAGGTTTTAGCTTAGTGGGTCTTTTGGCGGCTAGCGGATTTGCTTATTGTGAATTTGCTGCTGCTGAACCAACACTCAAACTCCGTCCACCAGCAGCAAGAGATGAAAATGAATTTTTAGCTCGCTGTATTCGTTGCGGATTGTGTGTAGAGGCGTGTCCGTTTGATACGCTGAAATTAGCACAGTTTAAAGACGGCGGAATTGGGCTAGGAACGCCATTTTTTAAGCCGCGTGAAATTCCTTGCTTTATGTGTACCGATATTCCGTGTGCAGTTAAATGCCCTACTGGAGCTTTGGACGTAGAAGCTGTTAGTAGCGATGGAAAACTTGATATCAATAAAGCTAGAATGGGTATGGCAGTTGTAGATGATAAAGCTTGTATAGCTTATTTTGGTCTTAGATGTGACGCCTGTTATAGAAATTGTCCACTTATAGATAAAGCGTTAAAACTTGAGTATAAACACAATGAAAGAACAGGAAAACACGCATTATTACTTCCTATAGTAGATACTGATGTATGTACTGGATGTGGTAAATGTGAGCAGTCTTGTATAACCAAGAAGGCTTCTATCACGGTTGTTCCTAGAGAAATTCTAAAAGGCGAAATGAACGATAATTACGTAAAAGGCTGGGATCAAAGTGATGAAAATAGGATCAAAGATAACGATACTAAAATAAAGCTAGATGGCAAGAAAAGTCTAAAATACCTAAATGGAGATGAGCTATGA